The proteins below are encoded in one region of Micromonospora pisi:
- a CDS encoding ABC transporter permease, with amino-acid sequence MFRYIVRRLLQMVLAFFGTTLIVYALMFAGQGDPIQALAGERPVTPAQRAYLTETFHLDKKGVGGFFYRYFDYIGNLLHGDLGQSLTQRPIGKMIETAWPVTLKLALIAIAVAILFGVTAGVIAGIRRGGFFDNSTLLLTLLVLGIPSIVLAPLAQYFLGVKLSIFPPTAGAQPSFYALLLPGIVLGSLSLATALRLTRTSVAENMRSDYVRTAKSKGLARRRIVGVHVLRNSLIPVVTFLGVELGNLMSGAIITEGVFNIPGIGFNLFRGIRTEDGPLVVGIVSILVVVYLICNLVVDVLYAVLDPRIRYV; translated from the coding sequence ATGTTCCGCTATATTGTGCGGCGCCTGCTTCAGATGGTCCTGGCGTTCTTCGGGACCACGCTGATCGTCTACGCGCTGATGTTCGCCGGCCAGGGCGACCCCATCCAGGCACTTGCCGGCGAGCGGCCGGTCACTCCCGCCCAGCGGGCATACCTGACCGAGACCTTCCACCTCGACAAAAAGGGTGTCGGCGGCTTCTTCTACCGCTACTTCGACTACATCGGCAACCTGCTGCACGGCGACCTCGGTCAGTCCCTGACGCAGCGCCCGATCGGCAAGATGATAGAGACGGCCTGGCCGGTCACGCTGAAGCTGGCCCTGATCGCCATCGCCGTCGCGATCCTCTTCGGCGTCACCGCCGGGGTGATCGCCGGCATCCGGCGCGGCGGCTTCTTCGACAACTCGACCCTGCTGCTCACGCTGCTGGTACTCGGTATCCCGAGCATCGTGCTGGCCCCGCTGGCGCAGTACTTCCTCGGCGTCAAGCTCTCGATCTTCCCGCCGACCGCAGGGGCGCAGCCGTCCTTCTACGCCCTGCTGCTGCCCGGCATCGTGCTCGGCTCGCTCTCCCTGGCCACCGCGCTGCGACTGACCCGAACCTCGGTCGCCGAGAACATGCGCTCGGACTACGTACGGACCGCGAAGTCGAAGGGCCTGGCGCGACGGCGCATCGTCGGCGTGCACGTGCTGCGGAACTCGCTCATCCCGGTGGTGACCTTCCTCGGCGTCGAGCTGGGCAACCTGATGAGCGGCGCGATCATCACCGAGGGCGTGTTCAACATCCCCGGCATCGGCTTCAACCTCTTCCGTGGCATCCGCACCGAGGACGGCCCACTGGTGGTCGGAATCGTCAGCATCCTGGTCGTGGTCTACCTGATCTGCAACCTCGTGGTGGACGTGCTCTACGCCGTCCTCGACCCGAGGATCCGGTATGTCTGA
- a CDS encoding peptide ABC transporter substrate-binding protein gives MQVRRLAAWAAVPLVATLGLAACGSGGDGGSGDSNPNATVSIQIGEPQHLIPTNTTETAGNQVLAGLFTPLVTYDAQNKPVEDQAESITSTDNTLWTIKLKDGYTFHNGEKVTSDSYINAWNYGAYAPNGQGAAYFFEKIAGYDDLQSTDPDGDGPQKAPTPKANTLTGLKKVDDLTFTVTLSAPYTDFKSMLGYNAFYPLPNAAFSSPGVIKDGFEDAIIGDGPFKMKGTWQHDAKIEVEKYDAFAGEKPKVAGVEFRIYQQLTAAYADVISDNLDVLPTIPTENLTSVTTDLGDRFQQSPMSSFQFVAFPTFDPNFAKPEVRKAISMAIDRDEIIKSVFKDSQQSARSFVSPVVSGYRDNTCGAACEFNPTKAKADYTAAGGPAKIEISYNGDGGHKDWVDATCNQLKTNLGVDCVGAAEPKFADLLDKVEKKTPVGMFRLGWVMDYPSMEDYLGPLYSTNGSSNYYGYSNPQFDALVKEGSAAATPEEAIKKYQAAEDILANDMPVIPLRFGQNNFGYSNKVKNVEMDLFQVVNLTKIEAVS, from the coding sequence ATGCAGGTCCGTAGGCTCGCTGCCTGGGCCGCCGTTCCGCTCGTCGCAACCCTGGGCCTCGCGGCCTGTGGCAGCGGCGGCGATGGCGGTTCCGGGGACAGCAACCCCAACGCTACGGTGTCGATCCAGATCGGCGAACCGCAGCACCTGATCCCGACCAACACCACCGAGACGGCCGGCAACCAGGTCCTCGCTGGCCTGTTCACCCCGCTCGTGACGTACGACGCACAGAACAAGCCGGTCGAAGACCAGGCCGAGTCGATCACGTCCACGGACAACACCCTGTGGACGATCAAGCTCAAGGACGGCTACACCTTCCACAACGGCGAGAAGGTCACCTCCGACAGCTACATCAACGCCTGGAACTACGGTGCCTATGCCCCGAACGGCCAGGGCGCCGCGTACTTCTTCGAGAAGATCGCCGGCTACGACGACCTTCAGTCGACCGACCCGGACGGCGACGGCCCGCAGAAGGCCCCGACCCCGAAGGCGAACACGCTGACCGGGCTGAAGAAGGTCGACGACCTGACCTTCACCGTCACCCTCTCGGCGCCGTACACCGACTTCAAGTCGATGCTCGGGTACAACGCGTTCTACCCGCTGCCGAACGCCGCCTTCTCCTCCCCCGGAGTGATCAAGGACGGCTTCGAGGACGCCATCATCGGCGATGGCCCCTTCAAGATGAAGGGCACCTGGCAGCACGACGCCAAGATCGAGGTCGAGAAGTACGACGCCTTCGCCGGTGAGAAGCCGAAGGTGGCCGGCGTCGAGTTCCGGATCTACCAGCAGCTGACCGCCGCGTACGCGGACGTCATCTCGGACAACCTGGACGTCCTCCCGACGATCCCGACCGAGAACCTGACCAGCGTGACGACCGACCTCGGCGACCGCTTCCAGCAGAGCCCGATGTCGTCGTTCCAGTTCGTGGCGTTCCCGACCTTCGACCCGAACTTCGCCAAGCCCGAGGTTCGCAAGGCGATCTCGATGGCGATCGACCGCGACGAGATCATCAAGTCGGTCTTCAAGGACTCGCAGCAGTCCGCCCGCTCGTTCGTCTCGCCGGTCGTGTCCGGTTACCGGGACAACACCTGCGGCGCCGCCTGCGAGTTCAACCCGACCAAGGCCAAGGCGGACTACACCGCCGCGGGCGGTCCGGCGAAGATCGAGATCTCGTACAACGGTGACGGTGGGCACAAGGACTGGGTGGACGCCACCTGCAACCAGCTCAAGACCAACCTGGGTGTGGACTGCGTCGGCGCCGCCGAGCCGAAGTTCGCCGACCTGCTGGACAAGGTCGAGAAGAAGACTCCGGTCGGCATGTTCCGGCTCGGCTGGGTCATGGACTACCCGTCCATGGAGGACTACCTCGGCCCGCTGTACAGCACCAACGGTTCGTCGAACTACTACGGCTACAGCAACCCGCAGTTCGACGCGCTCGTCAAGGAAGGGTCGGCCGCGGCCACCCCGGAGGAAGCGATCAAGAAGTACCAGGCAGCCGAGGACATTCTGGCGAACGACATGCCGGTCATCCCGCTGCGCTTCGGTCAGAACAACTTCGGCTACTCGAACAAGGTCAAGAACGTGGAGATGGACCTGTTCCAGGTCGTCAACCTGACCAAGATCGAGGCCGTCAGCTGA